The DNA window CCAGCAGCATTACGATCCGGTCGATGCCCGGTGCGCTGCCACCATGCGGGGGGGCACCCAGCTTGAAGGCTTCAATCATGCCGCCGAATTCCTTGTCGACGGTTGCATTGTCGTACCCGGCGACTTCGAACGCCTTATACATGATCTCCGGCTTGTGGTTACGGATCGCGCCCGAGCTGAGTTCATAGCCGTTGCAGACGATGTCATATTGCCATGCGAGGATGTCGAGCGGGTCCTGCGTTTCCAGAGCTTCCATTTCACCTTGCGGCATAGAAAACGGGTTGTGACTGAAATCGATCTTCTTGTTCTCTTCATCATATTCGAACATCGGGAAATCGACGATCCAGCAGAATTTAAAGCAGCCCTCTTCGATCAGGCTCAGTTCCTCGGCGCAGCGCGTACGTGCGGCACCAGCCAGCTTTGCCGCTTCTTTCTCTTTACCCGCAGCAAAGAACAATCCGTCATCATCGCCAAGCCCAAGCTCATCATAAAGCTTCGCCATAAGCTCCGGACCGTGGTTCTTGGCGATTGGGCCACCGAATTCTCCGGCCTTGCGCGTGACATAGCCCAGGCCAGCAAAGCCTTCGCCGCGAGCCCAATTGTTCATATCATCGAAGAACTTCCTGCTCTTCTCATTGGTCTTAGGCGCGGGAACAACGCGGACCACCCCGCCCCCGCCAACAATCTTTTCAAACAGCCCAAAGCCAGATTTCTCGAAGTGGCTGGTTACGTCAGTGATTATAAGCGGGTTGCGCAGATCGGGTTTATCGCTGCCATATTTCAGAATCGCTTCCTTGTAAGGGATGCGCGGGAATTCACCTGCAGGAGTAACTGTTTTACCGTCGGCAAACTCTTCAAACACGCCTGCCAGAACAGGCTCCAGAGCCTGGAACACATCCTCTTGAGTCACAAAGCTCATCTCAAGGTCAAGCTGATAGAATTCAGGACTACGGTCCGAACGCAAATCTTCATCGCGGAAACAAGGCGCGATTTGGAAATACCGGTCGAAACCGGCAACCATCAGCAATTGCTTGAACATCTGCGGCGCTTGCGGAAGCGCATAAAAGCTGCCGGGGTGCAGACGGCTCGGGACCAGAT is part of the Pontixanthobacter gangjinensis genome and encodes:
- the aspS gene encoding aspartate--tRNA ligase, with translation MHAYRTHNCAALTKANVGETVRLSGWIHRKRDHGGVLFVDLRDHYGLTQIVADEDSPALPILDGLRVESVVTIDGEVKARAEGTSNSNLPTGEIEVFARSVTIQSKANELPLPVAGEQEYPEEIRLKYRFIDLRRERVHSNIMLRNQVITSLRGRMTAQGFTEFQTPILGASSPEGARDYLVPSRLHPGSFYALPQAPQMFKQLLMVAGFDRYFQIAPCFRDEDLRSDRSPEFYQLDLEMSFVTQEDVFQALEPVLAGVFEEFADGKTVTPAGEFPRIPYKEAILKYGSDKPDLRNPLIITDVTSHFEKSGFGLFEKIVGGGGVVRVVPAPKTNEKSRKFFDDMNNWARGEGFAGLGYVTRKAGEFGGPIAKNHGPELMAKLYDELGLGDDDGLFFAAGKEKEAAKLAGAARTRCAEELSLIEEGCFKFCWIVDFPMFEYDEENKKIDFSHNPFSMPQGEMEALETQDPLDILAWQYDIVCNGYELSSGAIRNHKPEIMYKAFEVAGYDNATVDKEFGGMIEAFKLGAPPHGGSAPGIDRIVMLLADEPNIREVIAFPLNQKAQDLMMGAPSAVSNQQLRDVHIRVVEPTKPASS